From the genome of Flavobacteriales bacterium, one region includes:
- the rsmA gene encoding 16S rRNA (adenine(1518)-N(6)/adenine(1519)-N(6))-dimethyltransferase RsmA, with amino-acid sequence MRMVRAKKHLGQHFLRDEGIAKRIVSLLDSDCRSALEIGPGTGVLTKYLLEREALELHAVDLDTESIRYLQQHYPTLKERIYEADFLRMDLSMITPPFCIIGNFPYNISSQILFRVLDLRDQVTQVVGMFQKEVAVRVTSGPGNKDYGILSVLLQAYYDAEYCFTVDEHVFDPPPKVKSGVLVLKRNEVEKLPCDEALFKKVVKTAFNQRRKTLRNSLRGMLGEKEIPEEFEMERPEQLGVEAFIRLTQYIAQ; translated from the coding sequence ATACGCATGGTCAGAGCTAAGAAGCATCTCGGGCAGCATTTCCTGCGGGATGAGGGTATAGCTAAGCGCATCGTTTCCTTGTTGGATAGCGATTGCCGGTCTGCACTGGAGATAGGGCCGGGTACCGGGGTACTCACCAAGTACCTACTGGAGCGTGAAGCTCTTGAGCTCCATGCAGTGGATCTGGATACAGAGTCCATACGCTACCTACAGCAGCACTACCCGACTTTGAAGGAAAGGATCTACGAAGCGGATTTCCTACGGATGGATCTGTCCATGATCACACCGCCCTTCTGCATCATCGGGAATTTTCCATACAACATCAGTTCACAGATCCTTTTCCGGGTCCTTGACTTGAGGGACCAGGTCACTCAAGTGGTGGGCATGTTCCAGAAAGAAGTGGCTGTGCGGGTGACCAGTGGGCCGGGAAACAAGGATTACGGAATACTGAGTGTACTCCTTCAGGCCTATTATGACGCAGAGTATTGCTTCACGGTAGACGAGCACGTGTTCGACCCACCCCCAAAGGTGAAATCCGGGGTGCTGGTGCTGAAACGGAATGAGGTGGAGAAGCTACCGTGTGATGAGGCCTTATTCAAGAAGGTGGTCAAGACGGCTTTTAATCAGCGCAGGAAGACCTTGCGTAACTCGCTTCGAGGAATGCTGGGTGAGAAAGAGATTCCGGAAGAATTCGAGATGGAACGACCTGAGCAGCTGGGCGTGGAGGCCTTCATCCGCCTTACCCAGTATATCGCTCAATAG
- a CDS encoding DUF4286 family protein — MILYNVTINIDHEVHDEWLIWMKEDHIPKVMATGRFVESRMGKVLAQDQGGVTYSIQYLAPDMESYHRYVHQEAPALQAEHSERYKDRFVAFRTIIEVVYTHGQS, encoded by the coding sequence ATGATCCTCTACAACGTGACTATCAATATCGACCATGAAGTGCATGATGAATGGTTGATCTGGATGAAGGAAGACCACATACCCAAGGTCATGGCGACCGGTAGATTTGTGGAAAGCCGCATGGGCAAGGTACTAGCACAGGATCAAGGAGGTGTGACCTATTCCATCCAGTATCTCGCACCCGATATGGAATCCTACCACCGCTACGTACATCAAGAGGCTCCTGCCTTACAAGCTGAACATTCCGAGCGATACAAAGACCGATTCGTAGCCTTCCGTACCATTATCGAAGTCGTATATACGCATGGTCAGAGCTAA
- a CDS encoding NTP transferase domain-containing protein, producing MEKDKNYCVIMAGGIGSRFWPMSRTEMPKQFLDILGTGKSLIRQTFERFENICPAENVLVVTNAAYKDLVLEHIPELKEDQVLCEPEGRNTAPCIAYANYRIASQTDEAHIVVAPSDHLIADVPEFERLVGLAIAEASETENLVTLGITPTRPDTGYGYIHFEEKADARDPLVKKVKEFKEKPDLETAKTFVADGNYAWNSGIFIWSLKNIMENFSIHLPEMVRLFDEGKQVMGTDEEDAFIRENFSRAENISIDYGVLERAAHVSVIESDFGWSDLGTYGSLYTHLSKDSDKNAIVGARSRCYDSSGNFINTTSGKLVVTKGLEDFIVVETEKSLMIIPRSEEQFVKNIVNDLKADGESEFY from the coding sequence ATGGAGAAGGATAAGAACTATTGCGTGATCATGGCCGGGGGTATCGGAAGCCGTTTCTGGCCCATGAGTCGTACCGAGATGCCCAAACAGTTCTTGGATATTCTGGGCACAGGCAAGAGCCTCATCCGACAGACTTTCGAACGATTCGAGAATATATGCCCCGCTGAGAATGTACTGGTGGTGACGAATGCCGCCTACAAGGACCTGGTGCTGGAGCACATCCCCGAGTTGAAGGAGGACCAAGTGCTCTGTGAGCCGGAAGGAAGGAATACCGCTCCCTGTATCGCATACGCCAACTACCGCATCGCTTCTCAGACCGATGAGGCCCATATCGTGGTGGCCCCTTCCGATCATCTGATCGCTGATGTCCCGGAATTCGAACGATTGGTCGGTCTCGCGATAGCTGAGGCTTCTGAGACCGAGAATCTGGTGACCCTCGGTATCACACCTACCCGCCCCGATACCGGCTATGGATATATCCATTTCGAGGAGAAAGCAGATGCTAGAGATCCTTTGGTCAAGAAGGTGAAGGAGTTCAAGGAAAAACCCGATCTGGAAACTGCTAAGACTTTTGTAGCGGATGGGAATTACGCTTGGAATTCCGGCATCTTCATCTGGAGTCTGAAGAATATCATGGAGAATTTCTCCATACACCTGCCCGAGATGGTACGACTCTTCGATGAAGGGAAACAGGTAATGGGAACCGATGAAGAAGACGCTTTCATCCGGGAGAATTTCTCGCGGGCCGAGAACATATCCATCGACTACGGAGTTTTGGAACGGGCTGCCCATGTGTCGGTCATAGAGAGTGATTTCGGATGGTCCGACCTGGGCACCTATGGATCCCTGTACACCCACCTCAGTAAGGACAGCGATAAAAATGCCATCGTGGGTGCCCGCAGCAGGTGCTACGATTCTTCCGGCAATTTCATCAATACCACTTCCGGCAAATTGGTCGTGACCAAAGGATTAGAGGATTTCATCGTGGTGGAGACGGAGAAGTCGCTGATGATCATTCCCCGCTCTGAAGAGCAGTTCGTCAAGAATATCGTCAATGACCTGAAGGCGGATGGTGAGTCCGAATTCTATTGA
- a CDS encoding CBS domain-containing protein translates to MTKHRHMGDQQISHLTGKDKKEFLRYLLDDIAALEHMEKEGMIEAGITRIGAEQEFCLVGADYRPSLNGPEILGSIKDKHYTAELAKWNLEINLDPQPFKGKCFSAMHTQLKELLELGKEQALKSDDKIILTGILPTIRKSELDFDNMTPNPRYRVLDQTMKEQRGEDFNLYIEGVDELSLKHDSILFEACNTSFQIHLQISPEEFVDRYNWAQVISGPVLAGCVNSPILLGKELWSETRIALFRQSIDVRNTGNYIRERQPRVAFGHKWLEHNAAEIFKEDISQYNLIVSGQIEESALDVLDRGEIPELRAMNLHNGTIYKWNRACYGIGGGKPHLRIENRYVPSGPTTIDEMAATVFWTGLMMAMPDNCRGTWHRRMFFQDVRSNFLKAARNGLGNEFRWFGRSVDGPRLINDVLLPMAEESLYDHGIEEEDYLPYLKVIEARVAKKQTGSDWIINSLRHARREGASVNEALLLVTQSMHKQADEGAPVHEWSVPEYKELVHIPGKYQRVDSIMSTDMITVREDDLMSLAERLLDWNDHDTLPVENLRGQVIGLICLDDIKEMKDSVNDPTWSLVKDWMQRDITTVGPESSIDHAKKALVLNKSLCLPVVKDSRLVGVLTKSDIRILEEKG, encoded by the coding sequence GTGACCAAACACCGCCATATGGGAGATCAACAGATCAGTCACCTGACCGGAAAGGATAAGAAGGAATTCCTCAGGTATTTACTCGATGATATTGCGGCCCTCGAGCACATGGAGAAAGAGGGGATGATCGAAGCGGGCATCACGCGCATAGGAGCCGAACAGGAATTCTGCTTGGTAGGAGCCGACTATAGACCTTCTCTCAACGGTCCAGAAATACTGGGCTCGATAAAGGATAAGCACTACACGGCAGAATTGGCCAAGTGGAATCTGGAGATCAACCTCGACCCTCAACCCTTCAAGGGGAAATGCTTCAGCGCGATGCATACGCAGTTGAAGGAATTGCTCGAATTGGGCAAGGAACAGGCGCTGAAAAGCGATGATAAGATCATCCTGACCGGAATCCTGCCCACCATCCGGAAGAGCGAACTGGATTTCGATAATATGACGCCCAATCCCCGCTATCGGGTCTTGGACCAGACCATGAAAGAGCAGCGTGGTGAGGATTTCAATCTCTACATTGAAGGGGTGGATGAACTGAGCCTGAAACACGACAGCATCCTCTTTGAGGCCTGCAATACCAGCTTTCAGATCCACCTCCAGATCAGCCCAGAGGAATTCGTGGACAGATATAATTGGGCACAGGTGATCTCAGGTCCCGTGTTGGCCGGTTGTGTGAACTCGCCCATTCTTCTTGGTAAAGAACTCTGGAGTGAGACGCGTATCGCCCTGTTCAGACAGAGCATCGATGTACGCAATACGGGGAACTACATACGAGAACGTCAACCGCGTGTGGCCTTTGGCCATAAATGGCTCGAGCACAATGCTGCTGAGATATTCAAGGAAGACATCTCACAATACAACCTCATCGTATCCGGTCAGATCGAAGAGTCTGCCTTAGATGTGCTCGACCGCGGAGAGATCCCGGAATTGCGGGCCATGAATCTGCACAACGGCACTATCTACAAATGGAATCGAGCCTGCTATGGCATAGGGGGTGGAAAGCCGCATCTGCGCATAGAGAATCGCTATGTCCCCAGCGGTCCCACCACCATCGATGAGATGGCTGCCACCGTATTCTGGACGGGCCTCATGATGGCCATGCCGGATAACTGCCGGGGCACCTGGCATAGGAGGATGTTCTTCCAAGATGTGAGGAGCAATTTCCTGAAGGCCGCCCGAAACGGACTAGGAAATGAATTCCGCTGGTTCGGTCGGTCAGTAGATGGGCCACGTCTCATCAACGATGTGCTCCTACCCATGGCAGAGGAAAGCCTCTATGACCATGGAATCGAAGAGGAGGATTATCTCCCCTACCTGAAAGTGATCGAAGCGCGTGTGGCCAAGAAACAGACGGGTTCTGACTGGATCATCAACTCTTTGCGTCATGCACGAAGAGAAGGAGCCAGTGTCAACGAAGCGCTACTCTTGGTCACCCAAAGTATGCACAAGCAGGCCGATGAAGGCGCCCCTGTGCATGAATGGAGCGTACCCGAGTATAAGGAGCTGGTGCATATCCCCGGCAAGTATCAGCGGGTGGACAGTATCATGTCTACCGATATGATCACTGTACGCGAAGACGATCTGATGAGTCTGGCCGAGCGGCTCTTGGACTGGAATGACCATGACACCCTTCCGGTAGAGAATCTCCGAGGACAGGTCATCGGTCTGATATGCCTGGATGATATCAAGGAAATGAAGGATTCGGTCAATGACCCTACCTGGTCACTGGTCAAGGATTGGATGCAAAGGGACATTACGACCGTAGGTCCAGAAAGCTCGATCGATCATGCTAAAAAAGCCTTGGTCCTCAATAAATCCCTATGTCTTCCTGTGGTCAAAGACAGCCGTCTGGTCGGAGTGCTCACAAAAAGTGATATTCGCATTCTCGAAGAAAAAGGGTGA